One Telluria mixta DNA window includes the following coding sequences:
- a CDS encoding NAD(P)/FAD-dependent oxidoreductase, whose translation MKTHPRLVVIGNGMAGMRTVEELLKLAPDMYRITVFGAEPHGNYNRILLSPVLAGEKTVDDIMLNTREWYDANGITLHAGDPVVRIDRKKRVVHAASGLAVPYDRLLIATGSKPFIVPVPGHQLPGVIGFRDISDVDTMLEAARAGGKAVVIGGGLLGLEAANGLLRQGMEVAVVHVMGSLMNQQLDPPAAELLRASLEQRGLRILLNRQTVAIEGEDRVRTVRFEDGETVDADLVVMAAGVRPNVELAKAAGLHCERAIVVDDTLQTYDPRVYAVGECVQHRRATFGLVAPIWDQARVAAAHLAGSGHRRYVQQATATKLKVTGVDLYSAGDIVGGEGSEDLVLRDRRGGIYKRLVVAGNRLTGAVLYGDVADGPWYFDLIQQRTDISSIRDQLLFGRAA comes from the coding sequence ATGAAGACCCATCCGCGCCTGGTCGTCATCGGCAACGGCATGGCGGGCATGCGCACGGTCGAGGAGCTGCTGAAGCTCGCGCCCGACATGTACCGCATCACCGTGTTCGGCGCGGAGCCGCACGGGAATTACAACCGCATCCTGCTGTCGCCCGTGCTGGCGGGCGAAAAGACCGTCGACGACATCATGCTCAACACGCGTGAATGGTACGACGCCAACGGCATCACGCTGCACGCGGGCGACCCGGTCGTGCGCATCGACCGCAAGAAGCGCGTCGTGCACGCCGCGTCCGGTCTCGCGGTGCCGTACGACCGCCTGCTGATCGCCACCGGTTCGAAGCCGTTCATCGTGCCGGTGCCGGGCCACCAGCTGCCGGGCGTGATCGGTTTTCGCGACATCAGCGACGTCGACACGATGCTGGAAGCCGCGCGCGCGGGCGGGAAGGCCGTCGTCATCGGCGGCGGCCTGCTCGGCCTGGAAGCGGCCAACGGCCTGCTGCGGCAGGGGATGGAAGTCGCCGTCGTGCACGTGATGGGCAGCCTGATGAACCAGCAGCTCGACCCACCCGCCGCGGAACTGCTGCGCGCCAGCCTGGAACAGCGCGGCCTGCGCATCCTCTTGAACCGCCAGACCGTCGCCATCGAGGGCGAGGACCGTGTGCGTACCGTGCGCTTCGAGGATGGCGAGACCGTGGACGCCGATCTCGTCGTGATGGCGGCCGGCGTGCGTCCGAACGTCGAGCTGGCGAAAGCCGCCGGGCTGCACTGCGAGCGCGCGATCGTCGTCGACGACACGCTGCAGACCTACGACCCGCGCGTGTACGCCGTCGGCGAATGCGTGCAGCACCGCCGCGCCACGTTCGGCCTCGTGGCGCCGATCTGGGACCAGGCACGCGTCGCCGCCGCCCACCTCGCTGGGTCCGGCCACCGCCGCTACGTGCAGCAGGCCACCGCGACGAAGCTGAAGGTGACGGGCGTGGACCTGTACTCGGCCGGCGACATCGTGGGCGGCGAGGGCAGCGAAGACCTCGTGCTGCGCGACCGCCGCGGCGGCATCTACAAACGCCTCGTCGTCGCGGGCAACCGCCTGACGGGCGCCGTGTTGTACGGGGACGTCGCGGACGGTCCCTGGTACTTCGACCTGATTCAACAGCGGACGGACATCTCGTCCATCCGCGACCAGTTGCTGTTCGGCCGAGCGGCCTGA
- a CDS encoding acyltransferase family protein has product MKSSLSSYLNLLRLLAALAVYIAHGQNFTKFRVPYVGDLGSEAVFVFFVLSGMLITFSGTKQPDGPAFLRARFIRLWSVCLPALLLTLVADTIGQAISLTAYSPMQPYSLFKWVASIGINALFLNQVWQANIYPGTNGPFWSLSYEFWYYILFAAAVYVTGRKKVLAVASAALVAGPAILVGFPIWLMGSGLHFAVARYRASTLVGWACWVGSFAAVYAFSFFDLGHVLAQAFPGIAAGAKWKVDFWPESYLIGAIVALNIYGFAVIGDRFQALLKACAAPIRFGSDISFGLYLFHYPLMYLVKAVMFGTGFTAGPVLIGVVYTVPIVVAAFLALQCEKHKNLIGVAIDRVTALAGAVATSPAKRVVTPELEDPLQRSPSSAASGEDKLLM; this is encoded by the coding sequence ATGAAATCTTCCCTGTCCTCCTACCTGAACCTGCTGCGCCTGCTCGCAGCGCTGGCCGTCTACATCGCGCACGGACAGAACTTCACGAAATTCCGCGTGCCCTACGTGGGCGACCTCGGGAGCGAGGCCGTGTTCGTGTTCTTCGTGCTGTCGGGGATGCTGATCACGTTCTCGGGCACCAAGCAGCCCGACGGACCCGCGTTCCTGCGCGCGCGCTTCATCCGGCTGTGGTCCGTGTGCCTGCCGGCGCTGCTGCTGACGCTGGTCGCGGACACCATCGGCCAGGCCATCTCGCTGACCGCGTATTCGCCGATGCAGCCGTATAGCCTGTTCAAATGGGTGGCGTCGATCGGCATCAATGCGCTGTTCCTGAACCAGGTCTGGCAGGCCAATATCTACCCGGGCACGAACGGGCCGTTCTGGTCACTGTCGTATGAATTCTGGTACTACATCCTGTTCGCCGCCGCCGTGTACGTGACCGGCAGGAAGAAAGTGCTGGCTGTGGCAAGCGCGGCGCTCGTCGCGGGGCCGGCGATCCTCGTCGGGTTTCCGATCTGGCTCATGGGTTCGGGCCTCCATTTCGCCGTGGCGCGCTATCGTGCTTCGACACTGGTTGGCTGGGCGTGCTGGGTCGGCTCGTTCGCGGCCGTGTACGCGTTTTCGTTCTTTGACCTGGGGCACGTGCTCGCCCAAGCATTCCCCGGCATCGCCGCGGGCGCGAAGTGGAAGGTGGATTTCTGGCCGGAGAGCTATCTGATCGGCGCGATCGTCGCGCTGAACATCTACGGTTTCGCGGTCATTGGCGACCGGTTCCAGGCCCTGCTTAAGGCATGCGCGGCGCCGATCCGGTTTGGCTCCGACATCAGCTTCGGCCTCTATCTGTTCCACTATCCGCTCATGTATCTGGTCAAGGCAGTGATGTTCGGCACGGGATTCACGGCCGGGCCGGTGCTGATCGGCGTCGTGTACACGGTCCCGATCGTCGTCGCCGCATTCCTGGCGCTGCAGTGCGAGAAGCACAAGAACCTGATCGGTGTGGCGATCGACCGCGTGACGGCGCTGGCCGGCGCGGTCGCGACGTCGCCGGCCAAGCGCGTTGTGACGCCCGAACTCGAGGATCCGCTGCAACGGTCTCCGTCGTCGGCCGCGTCCGGCGAGGACAAGCTCCTGATGTGA
- a CDS encoding S9 family peptidase yields the protein MRLPVLTVFAALLALPAAASTPVTLDQAMANPDWIGPPVEAAWWNWDGKQVIYKQKRAGSPLRDTYRVNAAKAGTAAQVTDAEQAKLDSPEMLYNRARTRAVVVRNGDLFERDLKSGALVQITRGNGVAIQAVQYTADERGVQYRIGDDWFAWDRNDRVAGPVALPRAAKDPNVTEPDALRDMQLRLSTILKRQKDERDATRMQAEEQRRADPTRAPAPIYLGDKVAIVNSALSPDGRWLLVVTGPKNADKGRAGKMPRYVTESGYEEFSEERTRVGRNNPAGHGLKLVNLATRDVKDLALDALPGIAVDPLARQRAEHKLDPLKGNRPVMIGFDGEAITWSQNGANVAVMFRAVDNKERWIATVDLPRAALQPAHRLTDDAWVNYDNNEFGWLPDGSTLWYLSEESGYAHLYVRDEGGRTRALTQGQWEAGDVAWSADGRTAWVLCNRKAPHTYEVCAVDASNGATREVSSLAGVQDFRLSPDQNKLLVHYSGPYLPAQLATLPSHGGDAVRLTDTRTPDFKAREWIQPQFVTIPSTHGADPVWAKLYRPAQLEPGKKYPVVMFVHGAGYLQNVTQRYTPYFREQMFHNLLVQNGYVVLDMDYRASKGYGVKWRTAIYRQMGHPELDDYLDGVNWMIANQQGDAARVGIYGGSYGGFMTLMGMLRAPDVFKAGAALRPVTDWTTYNHEYTANILNTPDLDPDAYKTSSPIEYAQNLKGHLLIAHGMIDDNVFFQDSVRMAQRLIELKKDHWELAPYPLERHSFVQPEAWYDEYRRIYQLFERTLKQ from the coding sequence ATGCGACTCCCTGTCCTTACCGTTTTCGCCGCACTGCTGGCGCTACCCGCCGCCGCCTCGACGCCCGTGACCCTCGACCAGGCCATGGCCAACCCCGACTGGATCGGTCCTCCCGTGGAAGCGGCGTGGTGGAACTGGGATGGCAAGCAGGTCATCTATAAACAGAAGCGCGCCGGCTCGCCGCTGCGCGACACGTATCGCGTGAACGCGGCGAAGGCCGGCACCGCGGCGCAGGTGACGGATGCCGAGCAGGCGAAGCTGGACAGCCCGGAAATGCTGTACAACCGCGCCCGCACCCGCGCCGTCGTCGTGCGCAACGGCGACCTGTTCGAGCGCGACCTCAAATCGGGCGCCCTCGTGCAGATCACGCGCGGCAATGGCGTGGCGATCCAGGCCGTCCAGTACACGGCCGACGAACGCGGCGTACAGTACCGCATCGGCGACGACTGGTTCGCGTGGGACCGCAACGACCGTGTGGCCGGCCCCGTCGCCCTGCCGCGCGCCGCCAAGGATCCGAACGTGACGGAACCGGACGCGCTGCGCGACATGCAGCTGCGCCTGTCGACGATCCTCAAGCGCCAGAAGGACGAGCGCGACGCGACCCGCATGCAGGCCGAGGAACAGCGCCGCGCCGACCCGACCCGCGCGCCAGCGCCCATCTACCTGGGCGACAAGGTCGCGATCGTCAACAGCGCGCTGTCGCCGGACGGCCGCTGGCTGCTCGTCGTCACGGGTCCGAAGAACGCGGACAAGGGCCGCGCCGGCAAGATGCCCCGCTACGTGACGGAAAGCGGCTACGAGGAATTCTCGGAAGAGCGCACGCGCGTGGGCCGCAACAACCCCGCCGGCCACGGTCTCAAACTCGTGAACCTCGCGACGCGCGACGTGAAGGACCTGGCGCTGGACGCCCTGCCCGGCATCGCGGTGGACCCGCTGGCCAGACAGCGCGCGGAGCACAAGCTCGACCCGCTCAAGGGCAACCGCCCGGTGATGATCGGCTTCGACGGCGAGGCGATCACGTGGAGCCAGAACGGCGCCAACGTCGCCGTCATGTTCCGCGCGGTGGACAACAAGGAGCGCTGGATCGCCACCGTCGACCTGCCGCGCGCGGCGCTCCAGCCCGCGCACCGCCTGACGGACGACGCCTGGGTCAACTACGACAACAATGAATTCGGCTGGCTGCCGGACGGCTCGACCCTGTGGTACCTGTCCGAGGAAAGCGGCTACGCGCACCTGTACGTGCGCGACGAGGGCGGCCGCACGCGCGCGCTCACGCAGGGACAATGGGAAGCGGGCGACGTCGCGTGGTCCGCGGATGGCCGCACCGCCTGGGTGCTGTGCAACCGCAAGGCGCCGCACACGTACGAAGTCTGCGCCGTCGACGCGTCGAACGGCGCCACGCGCGAAGTCAGCAGCCTCGCGGGCGTGCAGGACTTCCGCCTGTCGCCGGACCAGAACAAGCTGCTCGTCCACTATTCCGGCCCGTACCTGCCGGCGCAGCTCGCGACCCTGCCGTCGCACGGCGGCGACGCCGTCAGGCTGACGGACACGCGCACGCCGGACTTCAAGGCGCGCGAGTGGATCCAGCCGCAGTTCGTGACGATCCCGTCGACGCATGGCGCCGATCCGGTCTGGGCCAAGCTGTACCGCCCCGCGCAACTGGAGCCGGGTAAAAAATATCCCGTAGTGATGTTCGTGCACGGCGCGGGCTACCTGCAGAACGTCACGCAGCGCTACACGCCCTACTTCCGCGAGCAGATGTTCCATAACCTGCTCGTGCAGAACGGCTACGTCGTGCTCGACATGGACTACCGCGCGTCGAAGGGTTACGGCGTCAAATGGCGCACGGCGATCTACCGCCAGATGGGCCATCCGGAACTGGACGATTACCTGGACGGCGTGAACTGGATGATCGCGAACCAGCAGGGCGACGCGGCCCGCGTGGGCATCTATGGCGGCAGCTACGGCGGCTTCATGACCCTGATGGGCATGCTGCGCGCGCCGGACGTCTTCAAGGCCGGCGCCGCGCTGCGTCCCGTGACCGACTGGACCACGTACAACCACGAGTACACGGCCAACATCCTGAATACGCCGGACCTGGATCCGGACGCGTATAAAACGTCGTCGCCGATCGAATACGCGCAGAACCTGAAGGGCCACCTCCTGATCGCGCACGGCATGATCGACGATAACGTATTCTTCCAGGACTCCGTGCGCATGGCCCAGCGGCTGATCGAGCTGAAGAAGGACCACTGGGAGCTGGCGCCGTATCCGCTGGAGCGGCATTCGTTCGTGCAGCCGGAGGCGTGGTATGACGAGTATCGGCGGATTTACCAGCTGTTCGAGCGCACTCTCAAACAGTAA
- a CDS encoding MFS transporter produces the protein MAGKANSIKLFSFDTPQMRAFHLTWVAFFVCFFAWFACAPLMPVIKGEFHLSVSQIADINIAAVAITIIVRLIIGPLCDRFGPRKAYTGLLALGAIPVLGVAMAQSYESFLLFRLGIGAVGASFVITQYHTSVMFGPKVVGTANAASAGWGNSGGGVAQATMPLIMGAMIMLGVSETMGWRAALVVPGVMMLIMAVVYYKFTQDCPEGNFTELRAAGVPFEAGGKGGWASFFEACRNYRAWLLFITYGACFGIELFIHNVAATYYVDHFGLSLKQAGMAAGSFGLLALFARALGGWISDKVAARGDLNSRVNLLFVLMLGEGLGLLWFSQTTSVTLAIVAMLAFGLCTHMACGSTYALVPFVNPKALGGVAGIVGAGGNVGAVLAGFLMKGTGDVRQTLLILGGAVLVSALCAIGVRFTLTVPETPAPAAA, from the coding sequence ATGGCCGGCAAAGCAAACAGTATCAAGCTATTCTCCTTTGATACGCCCCAGATGCGCGCGTTCCACCTGACCTGGGTGGCCTTCTTCGTCTGCTTCTTCGCCTGGTTCGCCTGCGCACCGCTGATGCCGGTGATCAAGGGCGAGTTCCATTTGTCGGTCAGCCAGATCGCCGACATCAACATCGCGGCCGTCGCCATCACCATCATCGTGCGCCTGATCATCGGCCCGCTGTGCGACCGCTTCGGTCCGCGCAAGGCCTACACCGGCCTGCTGGCGCTGGGCGCGATCCCCGTGCTGGGCGTCGCCATGGCCCAGAGCTATGAAAGCTTCCTGCTGTTCCGCCTCGGCATCGGTGCCGTCGGCGCCAGCTTCGTGATCACCCAGTATCACACCTCCGTCATGTTCGGCCCGAAGGTCGTCGGCACCGCCAACGCGGCATCGGCCGGCTGGGGCAACAGCGGCGGCGGCGTCGCGCAGGCCACGATGCCGCTGATCATGGGCGCCATGATCATGCTGGGCGTGAGCGAGACGATGGGCTGGCGTGCCGCCCTGGTCGTGCCGGGCGTGATGATGCTCATCATGGCCGTCGTCTACTACAAGTTCACCCAGGATTGCCCGGAAGGTAACTTCACCGAACTGCGCGCCGCCGGCGTGCCGTTCGAAGCGGGCGGCAAGGGCGGCTGGGCGAGCTTCTTCGAAGCCTGCCGCAACTACCGCGCCTGGCTGCTGTTCATCACCTACGGCGCCTGCTTCGGCATCGAACTGTTCATCCACAACGTGGCCGCCACCTATTACGTCGACCACTTCGGCCTGTCGCTGAAACAGGCCGGCATGGCCGCCGGCAGCTTCGGCCTGCTGGCCCTGTTCGCCCGTGCCCTGGGCGGCTGGATCTCGGACAAGGTCGCGGCCCGCGGCGATTTGAACAGCCGCGTGAACCTGCTGTTCGTGCTGATGCTGGGCGAGGGCCTCGGCCTGCTGTGGTTCTCGCAGACGACCAGCGTCACGCTGGCCATCGTCGCCATGCTCGCCTTCGGCCTGTGCACCCACATGGCGTGCGGCTCGACCTACGCACTGGTGCCGTTCGTGAATCCGAAAGCGCTGGGCGGCGTGGCCGGCATCGTCGGCGCGGGCGGCAACGTCGGCGCCGTGCTGGCCGGCTTCCTGATGAAGGGCACCGGCGACGTGCGCCAGACCCTCCTGATCCTCGGCGGTGCCGTGCTCGTCTCGGCGCTGTGCGCGATCGGCGTGCGCTTCACGCTGACCGTACCCGAAACGCCGGCACCCGCTGCCGCCTGA
- a CDS encoding ANTAR domain-containing response regulator, which translates to MKPPSKVQRTLRIVVVNTASSEAADAAALAAQARRNTALRIGLLESGYDIVASLPADIFLPERIAQIQPDMIIIDSESDARDVLEHIVIATRDEPRPIVLFTDDQTPSSMDAAIEAGVSAYIVDGLQAERVKPVLDVAMKRFHREQKLLDELSDTRRQLADRKLIERAKGVLMARNRLTEEEAYQRLRSMAMNKKLKLAEVAQRILDVEDLLG; encoded by the coding sequence ATGAAACCGCCGTCCAAGGTCCAGCGCACCCTGCGCATCGTCGTCGTCAACACCGCGTCCAGCGAGGCCGCGGATGCCGCCGCGCTCGCCGCGCAGGCAAGGCGCAACACGGCACTGCGCATCGGTCTGCTGGAATCGGGCTACGACATCGTCGCCTCGCTCCCCGCCGACATCTTCCTGCCCGAGCGGATCGCCCAGATCCAGCCGGACATGATCATCATCGACAGCGAATCGGACGCGCGCGACGTCCTCGAACATATCGTGATCGCCACGCGCGACGAGCCGCGGCCCATCGTCCTGTTCACGGACGACCAGACGCCGTCCAGCATGGATGCCGCGATCGAGGCGGGCGTCAGCGCGTACATCGTGGACGGGCTGCAGGCCGAGCGCGTGAAACCGGTGCTGGACGTGGCCATGAAGCGCTTCCACCGCGAGCAGAAGCTGCTGGACGAGCTGTCCGACACGCGCCGCCAGCTCGCCGACCGCAAGCTGATCGAACGGGCCAAGGGCGTGCTCATGGCGCGCAACCGGCTGACGGAGGAAGAGGCCTACCAGCGGCTGCGCAGCATGGCGATGAACAAGAAGCTCAAGCTGGCCGAAGTCGCCCAGCGCATCCTCGACGTCGAGGATCTATTAGGCTAA
- the nirD gene encoding nitrite reductase small subunit NirD produces MHRDIQLNQWNAVCSLDQIVPDTGVAALLNGRQVAVFRVGAESPRLFAIDNYDPNSDAAVLSRGLVGSIGERVVVASPIYKQHFDLQTGECLEAPHHSVSSYPVRVEDGKVWVGA; encoded by the coding sequence ATGCATCGCGATATCCAACTGAATCAGTGGAATGCCGTCTGCTCGCTCGACCAGATCGTCCCCGACACGGGCGTCGCCGCCCTGCTGAACGGGCGCCAGGTGGCCGTGTTTCGCGTGGGCGCCGAGTCGCCGCGCCTGTTCGCCATCGATAACTACGATCCGAACTCGGACGCCGCCGTGCTGTCGCGCGGCCTGGTCGGCAGCATCGGCGAGCGCGTCGTCGTCGCGTCGCCGATCTACAAGCAGCACTTCGACCTGCAGACCGGCGAATGCCTGGAAGCGCCGCACCACTCGGTGTCGAGCTACCCGGTGCGCGTCGAAGACGGCAAGGTCTGGGTGGGTGCGTAA
- a CDS encoding CmpA/NrtA family ABC transporter substrate-binding protein: MAHAFIAGSDRPEKTVIRAGFMPLTDCASLVMASVLGLDDKYGIKLELARQHSWSGMRDRLLQGEIDAAHVLYGLLYGVENGIGTAPTRMAVLMNLSRNGQAITLSRALASQGVTDLGTLAAAMRRGTRRFTFAHTFPTGNHAMLLYYWLAAGGIDPVRDAQVVTVPPSQMAVNLAAGHMDGFCAGEPWSARAQLDGSGFTVATSQDIWPDHPGKALGATAAFVDANPHACRSLIAAVLEAGRWLDASEENRDAAAEVLASPAYVNADRRAIAARLHGEYDNGLGRRWIDPDPVRFHDDGEANFPYLSDAMWFMTQHRRWGLLRDNVDYAVVAGRVNRVGLYREAAVLAGVPASSTLMRRSVLMDGKVWDGSDPDTYISSFPIRREYCATSS, translated from the coding sequence ATGGCTCACGCATTCATCGCCGGCTCGGACCGGCCGGAAAAGACCGTGATCAGGGCCGGCTTCATGCCCCTGACGGATTGCGCGTCCCTCGTCATGGCGTCCGTGCTCGGGCTGGACGACAAATACGGCATCAAGCTCGAACTCGCGCGCCAGCATTCGTGGTCGGGCATGCGCGACCGCCTGTTGCAGGGCGAGATCGATGCGGCGCACGTGCTCTATGGCTTGCTGTACGGCGTGGAGAACGGCATCGGCACGGCACCCACGCGGATGGCCGTGCTGATGAATCTGTCACGGAATGGCCAGGCCATTACCCTGTCGCGCGCACTGGCCAGCCAGGGCGTGACGGATCTCGGTACCTTGGCCGCCGCCATGCGCAGGGGGACCCGCCGCTTCACGTTCGCGCACACGTTCCCGACCGGGAACCACGCGATGCTTCTCTATTACTGGCTGGCGGCGGGCGGCATCGATCCCGTGCGCGACGCCCAGGTCGTGACAGTTCCGCCCAGCCAGATGGCCGTGAACCTGGCGGCCGGCCACATGGACGGCTTTTGCGCGGGCGAACCGTGGAGCGCCCGCGCCCAGCTGGACGGCAGCGGCTTCACCGTCGCGACGAGCCAGGACATCTGGCCCGACCACCCCGGCAAGGCGCTCGGCGCGACGGCTGCCTTCGTCGACGCGAATCCGCACGCGTGCCGCTCGCTGATCGCGGCCGTGCTGGAAGCGGGGCGCTGGCTCGACGCGTCGGAAGAGAACCGGGACGCGGCGGCCGAGGTCCTGGCCAGTCCCGCCTACGTGAACGCGGACCGCCGGGCCATCGCCGCGCGCCTGCATGGTGAATATGACAATGGCCTGGGACGGCGCTGGATCGATCCCGACCCCGTGCGTTTCCACGACGACGGCGAGGCGAATTTCCCGTACCTGTCCGACGCGATGTGGTTCATGACCCAGCACCGGCGCTGGGGCCTGCTGCGCGACAACGTCGATTATGCGGTCGTGGCCGGCCGCGTGAACCGCGTGGGCCTGTACCGCGAGGCGGCCGTGCTGGCCGGCGTGCCGGCGTCGTCCACCCTGATGCGCCGCTCCGTGCTCATGGACGGCAAGGTCTGGGATGGTTCCGACCCGGACACGTATATCTCATCCTTTCCCATCCGCCGCGAATATTGCGCTACGTCTAGCTGA
- the nirB gene encoding nitrite reductase large subunit NirB — MKLIVIGHGMVGHKFLETLFAEAKQDAHFHVTVLCEEPRPAYDRVHLSAFFSGTTADQLSLVAPGFFEQHAGQVDLKLNAKAVAVDRDAKTVTLADGAVLSYDKLVFATGSYPFVPPVPGKERDDIFVYRTIEDLEKMTECGARSKSGVVVGGGLLGLECAKALRDMNLDTHVVEFAPRLMAVQVDDLGGRVLRRKIEELGVNVHTQKNTLQIVAGESATHRMEFADGSFLEADMIVFSAGIRPRDELAKAAGLALGPRGGIAIDDACLASDPHIYAIGECASWGGQTFGLVAPGYEMARIVARALIGQEAAFAGADMSTKLKLMGVDVASIGDAHGNTPGARSFQFTDERKQVYKKIVVSDCGKKLLGAVLIGDAAEYGSLLQMMLNDMELPESPEFLILPQLEGGARPALGVDALPAAAQVCSCNAVTKGTIADAVAGGACDIGAIKSCTNAGTSCGGCVPLVTQIMKSEMAKAGMAVNNHLCEHFPYSRQELHHLIRVGGIKSFGELLHKHGTGLGCDICKPVAANILASTWNDFVLKPEHASLQDSNDYFLGNIQKDGTYSVVPRMPGGEVTPDGLIAVGAVAKKYGLYTKITGGQRVDLFGARVDQLPAIWEELIAAGFESGHAYGKSLRTVKSCVGSTWCRYGVGDSVGFAIALENRYKGLRAPHKIKFGVSGCTRECAEAQGKDVGLIATEKGWNLYVCGNGGMKPRHAELIASDLDEATVVKLVDRFLMFYVRTADRLQRTSTWRENLEGGLDYLKQVVIDDKLGIAAELEADMQRVVDTYADEWKNAVEDPAVRQRFRSFVNTDGTDDNIVFMPERGQIRPATIEERRRTIPIAVA, encoded by the coding sequence ATGAAACTGATCGTCATCGGCCACGGCATGGTGGGCCATAAATTCCTCGAAACCCTGTTCGCGGAAGCCAAGCAGGATGCCCATTTCCACGTCACCGTGCTGTGCGAAGAACCGCGCCCGGCCTACGACCGCGTGCACCTGTCCGCGTTCTTCTCGGGCACGACGGCCGACCAGCTGTCGCTCGTCGCCCCGGGCTTCTTCGAGCAGCACGCCGGCCAGGTCGACCTGAAGCTGAACGCGAAGGCCGTCGCCGTCGACCGCGATGCGAAAACCGTCACGCTGGCCGATGGCGCAGTGCTCTCCTACGACAAGCTGGTGTTCGCGACGGGTTCCTACCCGTTCGTGCCGCCGGTCCCGGGCAAGGAGCGCGACGACATCTTCGTCTACCGCACCATCGAAGACCTGGAAAAGATGACGGAATGCGGCGCCCGTTCGAAATCCGGCGTCGTCGTCGGCGGCGGCCTGCTGGGCCTCGAATGCGCCAAGGCGCTGCGCGACATGAACCTGGACACGCACGTCGTGGAATTCGCGCCGCGCCTGATGGCCGTGCAGGTCGACGACCTCGGTGGCCGCGTGCTGCGCAGGAAGATCGAAGAACTGGGCGTCAACGTCCACACGCAGAAGAACACGCTGCAGATCGTCGCCGGCGAGTCGGCCACGCACCGCATGGAATTCGCGGACGGCAGCTTTCTCGAAGCGGACATGATCGTGTTCTCGGCCGGCATCCGCCCGCGCGACGAACTGGCCAAGGCCGCCGGCCTGGCATTGGGCCCGCGCGGCGGCATCGCCATCGACGACGCCTGCCTCGCATCCGACCCGCACATCTACGCCATCGGCGAGTGCGCCTCGTGGGGCGGCCAGACGTTCGGCCTCGTGGCACCGGGTTACGAAATGGCCCGCATCGTCGCACGCGCGCTGATCGGCCAGGAAGCCGCCTTCGCCGGCGCCGACATGAGCACCAAGCTGAAGCTGATGGGCGTGGATGTCGCGTCGATCGGCGACGCGCACGGCAACACGCCGGGCGCACGCAGCTTCCAGTTCACGGACGAGCGCAAGCAGGTCTATAAAAAGATCGTCGTGTCCGACTGCGGCAAGAAGCTGCTGGGCGCCGTGCTGATCGGCGATGCGGCCGAATACGGCAGCCTGCTGCAGATGATGCTGAACGATATGGAACTGCCGGAATCGCCGGAATTCCTGATCCTGCCGCAGCTCGAGGGCGGCGCCCGTCCGGCGCTGGGCGTCGATGCGCTGCCCGCGGCCGCGCAGGTCTGCTCGTGCAATGCCGTCACCAAGGGCACCATCGCCGACGCGGTGGCCGGCGGCGCGTGCGACATCGGCGCGATCAAGTCGTGCACGAATGCGGGCACGTCGTGCGGCGGCTGCGTGCCGCTCGTCACGCAGATCATGAAGTCCGAGATGGCGAAGGCCGGCATGGCCGTCAACAACCACCTGTGCGAACACTTCCCGTACTCGCGCCAGGAACTGCACCACCTGATCCGCGTGGGCGGCATCAAGAGCTTCGGCGAACTGCTGCACAAGCACGGCACGGGTCTGGGCTGCGACATCTGCAAGCCGGTGGCTGCCAACATCCTCGCGTCGACGTGGAACGACTTCGTGCTGAAGCCCGAGCACGCGAGCCTGCAGGATTCGAACGACTACTTCCTCGGCAACATCCAGAAGGACGGCACGTATTCCGTCGTCCCGCGCATGCCGGGCGGCGAAGTGACGCCGGACGGCCTGATCGCCGTGGGCGCGGTCGCGAAGAAATACGGCCTGTACACCAAGATCACGGGCGGCCAGCGCGTCGACCTGTTCGGCGCCCGCGTGGACCAGCTGCCGGCGATCTGGGAAGAGCTGATCGCGGCCGGCTTCGAATCCGGCCACGCCTACGGCAAGTCGCTGCGCACGGTGAAATCGTGCGTGGGCTCGACGTGGTGCCGCTACGGCGTGGGCGATTCCGTCGGCTTCGCGATCGCGCTGGAAAACCGCTACAAGGGCCTGCGCGCGCCGCACAAGATCAAGTTCGGCGTGTCCGGCTGCACCCGCGAGTGCGCCGAAGCGCAGGGCAAGGACGTGGGCCTGATCGCCACCGAGAAGGGCTGGAACCTGTACGTATGCGGCAACGGCGGCATGAAGCCCCGTCACGCGGAACTGATCGCATCGGACCTGGATGAAGCGACCGTCGTGAAGCTGGTCGACCGCTTCCTGATGTTCTACGTGCGCACCGCCGACCGCCTGCAGCGCACCAGCACGTGGCGCGAGAACCTGGAAGGCGGCCTGGATTACCTGAAGCAGGTCGTCATCGACGACAAGCTGGGCATCGCCGCCGAACTGGAAGCCGACATGCAGCGCGTGGTCGACACGTATGCCGACGAGTGGAAGAACGCCGTCGAAGACCCGGCCGTGCGCCAGCGCTTCCGCAGCTTCGTCAACACCGACGGCACGGACGACAACATCGTGTTCATGCCGGAACGCGGCCAGATCCGTCCGGCCACGATCGAAGAACGCCGCCGCACCATTCCGATTGCCGTCGCCTGA